The Streptomyces sp. HUAS CB01 genome has a segment encoding these proteins:
- a CDS encoding ribonuclease H family protein, whose product MVERIIAACDGASKGNPGPAAWAWVIAGAESEVASWEAGPLGRATNNVAELTALRRLLESTDAGVPLEVRMDSQYAMKAVTTWLPGWRRKGWKTAAGTPVANRDLVVAIDELLAGRDVDFVHTPAHRVDGDPLNAAADAAAGHVARTQEPAGSAFGQALPAAQSPAPPAARRESRRPDGTKRRSSAGPSRASVKARFPGRCSCGRSYAKGETITKNSDGWGHPSCAPVADSPS is encoded by the coding sequence ATGGTGGAACGGATCATTGCCGCGTGCGACGGGGCGTCGAAGGGGAACCCAGGACCGGCGGCCTGGGCGTGGGTCATCGCCGGTGCGGAGAGCGAGGTGGCGTCCTGGGAGGCGGGCCCCCTGGGCCGCGCGACGAACAACGTGGCGGAGCTCACGGCGTTGCGGCGGCTGCTGGAGTCCACCGACGCGGGTGTGCCGCTCGAGGTACGGATGGATTCGCAGTACGCGATGAAGGCGGTCACGACCTGGCTTCCGGGCTGGCGCCGCAAGGGCTGGAAGACCGCCGCCGGCACCCCGGTGGCCAACCGGGACCTGGTGGTGGCGATCGATGAACTGCTGGCGGGCCGGGACGTCGACTTCGTCCACACCCCGGCCCACCGGGTGGACGGGGACCCGCTGAACGCCGCTGCGGACGCTGCGGCAGGCCACGTCGCCCGCACCCAGGAGCCGGCCGGCTCGGCGTTCGGCCAGGCACTGCCGGCGGCCCAGTCACCGGCTCCGCCCGCGGCCCGCAGGGAATCACGCCGCCCGGACGGCACCAAGCGGCGCTCCTCGGCAGGACCGTCACGCGCTTCCGTCAAGGCGAGGTTCCCGGGCCGGTGCTCCTGCGGTCGCTCCTACGCCAAGGGCGAGACGATCACCAAGAACTCCGACGGCTGGGGCCATCCCTCCTGCGCCCCGGTCGCCGACAGCCCTTCGTGA
- a CDS encoding organic hydroperoxide resistance protein encodes MSNSYTAVVNVTGEGRNGGRVQSDDRLLETTLSYPKELGGAGTATNPEQLFAAGWAACFLGAVRKAAAERKVTLTSTEINAQITLAHGDDGYSLAAVLNLEVGGVDDDRATELADAAHQICPYSKAIRGNIPVTIHATAV; translated from the coding sequence ATGTCCAACAGCTACACCGCCGTTGTCAACGTCACCGGTGAGGGCCGCAACGGCGGCCGTGTCCAGTCCGACGACCGGCTGCTCGAGACCACGCTGTCGTACCCCAAGGAACTCGGTGGCGCCGGCACCGCCACCAATCCCGAGCAGCTCTTCGCAGCCGGCTGGGCAGCCTGCTTCCTCGGCGCCGTCCGCAAGGCCGCCGCCGAACGCAAGGTCACGCTGACGAGCACCGAGATCAACGCCCAGATCACCCTCGCGCACGGCGACGACGGCTACTCCCTCGCCGCAGTGCTCAATCTCGAGGTCGGCGGCGTCGACGACGACCGGGCGACCGAGCTCGCCGACGCCGCCCACCAGATCTGCCCCTACTCCAAGGCGATCCGCGGCAACATCCCCGTCACCATCCACGCCACCGCCGTGTGA
- a CDS encoding ABC transporter permease, with translation MDSTLEPTPQREQPTTTARLPRPGTRATTARPPVRAWLQPAVIALVVVAAFIGCYVGLQRDPRPHQVPIAVSGQALSVEVGHALGDSVEVHPAADAAAARQALERHDVSAALSTADDGRLHLQVAGADGLSTTTAVKSLVNAYAAGADRQVTMEDVVPLVRFDARGLAGFYIAFGVTLAGFVLAQNTLGLAKLLHLRHRFWLIAGTSAAIGLVATAIAGPVLHAVPAPFVPLAFTLTLLSAAAAFATKLLGTYLGPVGIPVATLLLLTVGNATSGATTGADLLPTAARAVSALLPPGAAVRAITDLSYFHGAHAAGPLATLAAWAVIAALLVAHRSRRRRGGKAPALSSP, from the coding sequence ATGGACAGCACCCTCGAACCCACACCTCAGCGCGAGCAGCCCACCACGACGGCGCGGCTCCCCCGGCCCGGCACCCGGGCGACGACGGCGCGGCCGCCGGTGCGCGCCTGGCTCCAGCCCGCCGTGATCGCGCTGGTCGTCGTGGCCGCGTTCATCGGCTGCTACGTCGGCCTCCAGCGCGATCCCCGCCCCCATCAGGTGCCCATCGCCGTCAGCGGACAGGCCCTGTCCGTGGAGGTGGGTCACGCCCTCGGGGACAGCGTCGAGGTCCACCCGGCCGCCGACGCCGCGGCCGCACGCCAGGCGCTCGAACGGCACGACGTCTCCGCAGCGCTCAGCACCGCCGACGACGGCCGGCTGCACCTGCAGGTCGCCGGGGCCGACGGCCTGTCGACGACCACGGCGGTGAAGAGCCTGGTGAACGCCTACGCCGCTGGGGCGGACAGACAGGTCACCATGGAGGACGTCGTGCCGCTGGTGCGCTTCGACGCCCGCGGGCTGGCCGGCTTCTACATCGCCTTCGGCGTCACACTGGCCGGGTTCGTCCTCGCCCAGAACACCCTCGGCCTGGCGAAGCTGCTGCACCTGCGCCACCGGTTCTGGCTGATCGCCGGCACGTCCGCGGCCATCGGCCTCGTCGCCACCGCCATCGCCGGCCCGGTCCTGCACGCCGTTCCGGCGCCCTTCGTCCCGCTCGCGTTCACCCTCACGCTGCTCTCCGCCGCGGCCGCCTTCGCCACCAAGCTGCTGGGTACGTACCTGGGCCCCGTGGGCATCCCCGTAGCGACCCTGCTGCTGCTCACCGTGGGCAATGCCACCAGCGGAGCCACCACGGGAGCGGACCTCCTGCCCACCGCCGCCCGTGCCGTCTCTGCCCTGCTGCCGCCGGGCGCCGCAGTCCGGGCCATCACCGACCTGAGCTACTTCCACGGTGCCCATGCCGCCGGGCCGCTCGCCACGCTCGCCGCCTGGGCCGTGATCGCCGCGCTCCTCGTCGCGCACCGCTCCCGCCGGCGCCGGGGAGGCAAGGCCCCGGCCCTCTCGTCGCCGTAA
- a CDS encoding chloramphenicol phosphotransferase CPT family protein — MPEPTHGSAPEATCSAALPGGTRPGQIIFLNGTSSSGKSSIASELLRILDEPYFHMPVDAFHAMRSRREIGPEALPQVLRRTWMGFHRAVAGMAAAGNNVVVDHVLSEEWRLLDCLELFDPRSVVLVGVRCDLEELRRREQARGDRPVGLAARQFRQVHAHGPYDVECDTTTAGAAECALQISSFLARRSFPTVFERLRTKLLPGGHPSAAEG; from the coding sequence ATGCCCGAACCCACTCATGGCAGCGCGCCCGAGGCGACATGCTCGGCCGCCCTTCCCGGCGGAACGCGCCCGGGGCAGATCATCTTCCTGAACGGGACGTCCAGTTCGGGCAAGTCCAGCATCGCGAGCGAACTGCTCCGGATCCTGGACGAGCCCTACTTCCACATGCCCGTGGACGCCTTCCATGCGATGCGTTCCCGCCGGGAGATCGGCCCGGAGGCACTGCCGCAGGTGCTCCGGCGCACGTGGATGGGATTCCATCGGGCGGTGGCGGGCATGGCGGCGGCCGGCAACAACGTGGTGGTGGACCATGTGCTGAGCGAGGAGTGGCGCCTGCTGGACTGCCTGGAACTCTTCGACCCGAGGAGCGTCGTCCTGGTCGGTGTGCGGTGCGACCTCGAGGAACTGCGACGGCGCGAACAGGCCCGCGGCGACCGTCCGGTGGGACTTGCGGCCCGTCAGTTCCGGCAGGTCCACGCGCACGGTCCGTACGACGTGGAGTGCGACACGACGACGGCGGGCGCCGCTGAGTGCGCCCTGCAGATCAGCTCGTTCCTCGCCCGGCGGTCCTTTCCCACCGTGTTCGAGCGCCTCCGCACGAAACTGCTCCCGGGTGGGCACCCGAGCGCGGCCGAGGGCTGA
- a CDS encoding CGNR zinc finger domain-containing protein: MEHGFPAGSPALDFAGTLRVRRSASPREMLHSPESLSSWFREGGITDRDLVCGPDDLRRAVALREAIYQLVVARIDGDVYDPEALSLVNAAARRPAPVPQLTDAGRSVEATVEQALSHVARDAVAVLSGPEVPLLKECANPDCTQFYIDRSRGARREWCKMDPCGNKIKAAAYRARKRASGKVARSVGSPS, encoded by the coding sequence ATGGAACATGGCTTTCCCGCCGGGAGTCCGGCGCTCGACTTCGCGGGAACGCTGCGTGTTCGTCGCAGCGCCAGCCCGCGGGAGATGCTGCACTCGCCCGAAAGTCTCAGTTCGTGGTTTCGTGAAGGCGGGATCACGGACCGTGATCTCGTGTGCGGGCCGGACGACCTCCGCCGGGCGGTGGCGCTGCGTGAGGCGATCTATCAGCTGGTCGTCGCGAGGATCGACGGTGACGTCTACGACCCGGAAGCGCTGAGTCTGGTGAACGCCGCGGCCCGCCGGCCGGCTCCCGTGCCGCAGCTGACCGATGCCGGGCGCAGTGTGGAGGCGACCGTCGAGCAGGCGTTGTCCCATGTCGCCCGTGATGCCGTCGCGGTCCTCAGCGGCCCGGAAGTGCCGCTGCTCAAGGAGTGCGCGAATCCCGACTGCACCCAGTTCTACATCGATCGCTCCCGGGGGGCGCGCAGGGAGTGGTGCAAGATGGATCCGTGCGGCAACAAGATCAAGGCCGCGGCCTACCGGGCGCGCAAGCGCGCGAGTGGCAAGGTGGCGCGTTCCGTCGGCTCGCCGTCCTGA
- a CDS encoding DUF6126 family protein, with product MVSEKTGVERGDGRFPKGFVLRLFAYIVAGHLVAGFLYMLFSVGAK from the coding sequence ATGGTGAGTGAGAAGACGGGCGTCGAGCGCGGAGACGGCAGGTTCCCGAAGGGGTTCGTCCTGCGCCTGTTCGCCTACATCGTGGCGGGGCACCTCGTGGCGGGCTTCCTCTACATGCTGTTCTCCGTCGGCGCGAAGTAG
- a CDS encoding helix-turn-helix domain-containing protein, whose protein sequence is MPEDATAMSTRETSAALSSVASQLRDLRKRSGLTVEAAAVRLGLSPAHLSRLETGQRQPSLPMLLTLARIYGTTVSDLLGETPPDRDPVIRASATGSVGADGWTYWQAGGSRRAMQALRVHVPPKVRDELVRVHAGEEWLYVLKGRLKLSLGGEEHVLDPGDSAHYDSLTPHRITAVPPGGVDLLFVHTLLQSHASDLCVGGGERPTPLGAGRRTSPSEGDDHGE, encoded by the coding sequence ATGCCCGAAGACGCCACCGCGATGAGCACCAGGGAGACGAGCGCCGCTCTCTCAAGTGTCGCATCACAACTCCGGGACCTGCGCAAACGCAGTGGTCTCACCGTCGAGGCGGCCGCGGTACGACTGGGACTGTCCCCGGCGCACCTGTCCCGACTGGAGACAGGGCAACGGCAGCCGTCGTTGCCCATGCTGCTGACACTGGCCCGTATCTACGGCACCACGGTCTCGGACCTGCTCGGCGAGACCCCTCCCGACCGGGATCCCGTCATCCGGGCCTCGGCCACGGGGTCGGTGGGGGCGGACGGATGGACCTACTGGCAGGCCGGCGGGTCACGGCGGGCGATGCAGGCGCTGCGTGTGCACGTCCCGCCGAAGGTCCGGGACGAACTGGTCCGGGTCCACGCCGGTGAGGAGTGGCTCTACGTGCTCAAGGGCAGGCTCAAGCTCTCGCTCGGCGGCGAGGAGCACGTCCTCGACCCGGGCGACTCCGCCCACTACGACAGCCTCACCCCCCACCGGATCACTGCCGTGCCGCCGGGGGGTGTGGACCTTCTCTTCGTCCACACGCTGCTGCAGAGCCACGCCAGTGATCTGTGCGTGGGAGGCGGGGAGCGTCCCACTCCGCTCGGCGCCGGGCGGCGCACGAGCCCTTCAGAAGGTGACGATCATGGTGAGTGA
- a CDS encoding SDR family oxidoreductase, whose product MELNNAVALVTGANRGLGRHLAQQLIDRGAKVYAAARRPETVDVPGAVPLRLDVTDAESVRAAARIATDTTLLVNNAGIFTPTPLVGGDLDAVRREMETNFYGPLTVTRAFAPVVAGNGGGAVLNVLSVLSWFHPAGLGAYSAAKTASWAMTDSVREELAPHGIAVTALHVGYMDTDMAGHIPAEQKADPAAVAALALDGLAAGLTEVLADDITRQVKQNLAAAPAAV is encoded by the coding sequence ATGGAACTGAACAACGCGGTCGCCCTGGTCACCGGAGCCAACCGGGGCCTGGGCCGCCATCTCGCACAGCAGCTGATCGACCGGGGGGCGAAGGTCTACGCGGCCGCGCGCCGCCCCGAGACCGTGGACGTGCCCGGAGCCGTCCCCCTCCGGCTGGACGTCACCGACGCGGAGTCGGTGCGGGCCGCAGCCCGCATCGCCACGGACACGACCCTGCTGGTCAACAACGCCGGGATCTTCACCCCCACCCCGCTGGTCGGCGGCGACCTCGACGCGGTGCGCCGGGAGATGGAGACGAACTTCTACGGCCCGCTGACGGTGACCCGCGCCTTCGCCCCGGTCGTCGCGGGGAACGGCGGCGGCGCCGTCCTCAATGTGCTGTCCGTCCTGTCCTGGTTCCATCCGGCGGGGCTCGGCGCCTACTCCGCCGCCAAGACCGCCTCCTGGGCCATGACCGACTCCGTCCGCGAGGAGCTGGCCCCGCACGGCATCGCCGTGACCGCGCTGCACGTCGGCTACATGGACACCGACATGGCGGGCCACATCCCCGCCGAGCAGAAGGCCGACCCGGCCGCCGTCGCCGCTCTCGCCCTGGACGGCCTCGCCGCGGGCCTGACGGAGGTCCTCGCGGACGACATCACCCGGCAGGTGAAGCAGAACCTCGCCGCCGCCCCGGCAGCCGTCTGA